From Prevotella melaninogenica, the proteins below share one genomic window:
- a CDS encoding TonB-dependent receptor encodes MQKRLLFLITLLLAMTTTVMAQVTTSGISGKVVSQGEDVIGATITATHQPSGTVYRAVTNIDGRYTIQGMRVGGPYKVTIAYIGQKTKTFDNVTLRLGETEDLSCSLQDDTKELQEVVVKGSAGVNATKTGAAQSINSKQIADMPSITHGIADVARLNPQLTTTNSGAMSFAGTSNRYNSFMIDGAANNDVFGLSSDGTNGGRAGAQPVSMETIEQIQVNVAPFDVRQGGFTGGAINAITKSGTNNFHGSVYGFGNNQNLVGSKYPLADGGYAPKFNKQQEYNIGVTLGGPIIKDKLFFFANYEKTNKTYPNLYTLGSEQSAVDAAKANDILVKIADIANRQGVNFPTVLSSEDIYTKSNKVGLKLDWNINETNKASLRWSLVDAVQLNNAGSRTAVNGSSYAFPFESTTNSFIAELQSRISPSVANEARASYVRVRDNRAISGEYPNVTINNVGGGAVNLGIDRSSMANRLDQDIYTLEDNLTWYKGNHTFTFGTHNELYKFTNLFLQDLFGSYTFKNYDSFVSYYNDYVNGTIDPKKSYINLYRYGHANVDVTGNPRWESSFGAAQLSFYAQDKWDATTNFQLTYGLRMDIPIIMDTPTANEPFAQYAETKGWNVKTNQRLASSPLFSPRVGFRWDIKKDRRFILRGGAGVFTGRIPFVWISNNYSNTGIQVSSFNVNAPTGLNLLLDPNGQEANANKLKALGSQTINVYDRNFKYAQNLRFNLGFDFNVLGINWTAEAIYSKTLNDILYENLAYEQTGKTFGEVYGSAGAPVEDNRPLFSKVTAGSPYTNVYKLSNTSKGYTMNLSLKAEKHFDFGLDLMASYTWTKSMSVNNGSSSVAESNWRYNYTYRNPNDPELGYSAYNIPHRIQASAYYHINYGAQKQWQTTVGLIYQAKSGSPYSIYYYGDVNEDGANGNDLFFIPTDAQIDKMQFEETNFSANALTKAVFGDNFTAPKLTADMQRAMMKHWIGNDSYMKNHRGEYYKRYADNLAFEHHFDVHFAQKYSFKVGGQINSLELSFDIINAGNMLNKNWGHTYGDGFGVYYSPVNYQRNGRYQFTGGYATRNYNDYYSRWRGQIGLRYTF; translated from the coding sequence ATGCAGAAAAGATTACTTTTCTTGATTACGTTGTTGCTTGCAATGACAACTACTGTCATGGCACAGGTTACAACTTCTGGAATCAGCGGTAAGGTTGTATCTCAGGGTGAAGATGTTATTGGTGCTACCATTACAGCGACCCACCAACCTTCAGGAACTGTTTACCGTGCTGTGACGAACATCGATGGCCGTTACACTATTCAAGGTATGCGCGTCGGTGGTCCTTACAAGGTGACCATAGCTTACATTGGTCAAAAGACAAAGACTTTTGATAATGTAACACTTCGTCTGGGTGAGACGGAAGATCTCTCTTGTTCTCTTCAAGACGACACCAAGGAACTTCAAGAAGTTGTTGTAAAGGGTAGTGCGGGTGTCAATGCAACCAAGACGGGTGCTGCACAGAGTATCAACTCTAAGCAGATTGCTGATATGCCAAGCATTACCCATGGTATTGCTGATGTAGCTCGACTTAATCCACAGTTGACAACAACGAATAGTGGTGCAATGTCTTTTGCTGGTACAAGCAACCGCTACAACTCTTTCATGATTGACGGTGCTGCCAACAATGACGTGTTCGGTCTTTCAAGTGATGGTACGAATGGTGGTAGAGCTGGTGCACAGCCAGTATCAATGGAGACTATTGAGCAGATTCAGGTGAACGTTGCTCCTTTCGACGTTCGTCAAGGTGGTTTTACTGGTGGTGCTATCAATGCTATTACAAAGAGTGGTACCAATAATTTCCACGGTAGTGTTTATGGCTTTGGTAACAATCAGAACTTGGTTGGATCAAAATATCCTCTCGCAGATGGTGGTTATGCGCCAAAGTTCAACAAACAGCAAGAGTATAATATCGGTGTAACCTTAGGTGGTCCTATTATTAAGGATAAGTTGTTCTTCTTTGCTAACTATGAGAAGACCAACAAAACCTATCCAAACCTTTATACTTTAGGTTCTGAGCAATCAGCTGTTGATGCAGCAAAGGCAAATGATATCTTGGTTAAGATTGCTGATATAGCAAATCGTCAGGGCGTAAACTTCCCAACAGTACTTTCTTCTGAAGATATTTATACAAAGAGTAATAAGGTAGGTTTGAAGCTCGACTGGAATATTAATGAGACCAATAAAGCCTCTCTTCGTTGGAGTCTTGTTGATGCAGTTCAGTTGAATAATGCTGGTTCACGAACAGCTGTTAATGGTAGTAGCTATGCTTTCCCATTTGAAAGTACTACCAATTCATTCATTGCAGAGTTGCAGAGTCGTATCTCTCCGTCTGTTGCTAATGAGGCTCGTGCAAGCTATGTACGTGTAAGAGACAATCGTGCTATCTCTGGTGAATATCCTAATGTTACTATCAATAACGTCGGTGGTGGTGCAGTAAACTTAGGTATTGACCGTTCTTCTATGGCTAACCGCTTGGATCAGGACATCTATACATTGGAAGATAACTTGACTTGGTATAAGGGTAATCATACCTTTACATTCGGTACTCACAACGAATTGTATAAGTTTACAAATCTCTTCCTTCAGGATCTCTTTGGTAGTTATACCTTCAAGAACTATGATTCTTTCGTAAGCTACTACAATGATTATGTTAATGGAACTATAGATCCAAAGAAGTCATATATTAACTTGTATCGTTATGGTCATGCAAATGTTGACGTAACAGGTAACCCACGTTGGGAATCTTCATTTGGTGCGGCTCAGTTGAGTTTCTATGCACAGGATAAGTGGGATGCAACCACAAACTTCCAGTTGACTTATGGTTTGCGTATGGATATTCCAATTATCATGGATACCCCTACTGCAAATGAGCCATTTGCTCAGTATGCAGAGACAAAGGGATGGAATGTTAAGACTAATCAGCGTTTGGCAAGTAGTCCTCTTTTTAGCCCACGTGTAGGTTTCCGTTGGGATATCAAGAAAGATCGCAGATTTATTCTTCGTGGTGGGGCTGGTGTGTTTACTGGTCGTATACCTTTTGTTTGGATTAGCAACAACTATTCTAATACTGGTATCCAGGTTTCATCATTTAATGTTAACGCTCCAACAGGCTTGAATTTGTTGCTTGACCCTAATGGACAGGAGGCAAATGCTAATAAGTTAAAGGCATTAGGAAGTCAGACTATCAATGTTTACGATCGTAACTTCAAGTATGCACAGAACCTTCGTTTCAACCTTGGTTTTGACTTTAACGTGTTAGGTATCAACTGGACAGCTGAGGCTATCTACTCAAAGACATTGAATGATATCCTTTATGAGAATCTTGCTTACGAGCAGACTGGTAAGACCTTTGGTGAAGTCTATGGTAGTGCAGGTGCTCCAGTAGAAGACAATCGTCCACTTTTCTCTAAGGTAACTGCAGGAAGTCCTTATACAAATGTTTATAAACTCAGCAATACTTCAAAGGGTTATACAATGAACTTGAGCTTGAAGGCTGAGAAGCATTTCGACTTCGGACTTGACTTGATGGCAAGTTATACTTGGACAAAGTCTATGAGTGTCAATAATGGTAGCTCATCTGTTGCAGAGAGTAACTGGAGATATAATTATACTTATCGTAACCCTAACGACCCAGAGTTGGGCTATTCAGCTTACAATATTCCTCACCGTATTCAGGCTTCTGCTTACTATCACATAAACTATGGTGCACAGAAGCAGTGGCAGACTACTGTAGGTCTTATCTATCAGGCTAAGAGTGGCTCTCCATATAGTATCTATTATTATGGTGATGTTAACGAAGATGGCGCAAATGGTAACGACCTCTTCTTTATCCCAACAGATGCTCAGATTGATAAGATGCAGTTTGAAGAGACTAACTTCTCTGCTAATGCACTTACGAAAGCAGTCTTTGGTGATAACTTCACTGCACCTAAGTTGACTGCTGATATGCAGCGTGCAATGATGAAGCATTGGATTGGCAATGACTCTTATATGAAGAATCATCGTGGTGAATACTACAAGCGTTATGCTGATAACCTCGCTTTCGAACATCACTTCGATGTTCACTTCGCACAGAAGTATAGCTTCAAGGTGGGTGGTCAGATTAATTCTCTTGAGTTGAGCTTCGATATCATTAATGCTGGTAACATGCTGAATAAGAACTGGGGTCATACCTATGGTGATGGTTTCGGTGTTTATTATAGTCCAGTTAACTATCAGAGAAATGGTCGTTACCAGTTTACTGGTGGTTATGCAACACGTAACTATAATGACTACTACAGCCGTTGGCGTGGTCAGATTGGCTTGCGTTACACATTCTAA
- a CDS encoding cupin domain-containing protein yields MIIDFDKITEEHIEGFKGGEGKLDVRAFVDDQTRIMYSTLRPGANSGKHQHVGSFEVMYVISGELTVHYDDTTEVARVGQLHYCPEGHFHWFENCTDHDVVYLAIVPTLR; encoded by the coding sequence ATGATTATTGATTTTGACAAGATTACCGAAGAGCATATTGAAGGCTTTAAAGGGGGTGAAGGAAAATTGGATGTGCGTGCTTTTGTAGATGATCAGACACGTATCATGTACTCAACCTTGCGTCCTGGTGCAAATAGTGGAAAGCATCAGCATGTTGGCTCTTTTGAGGTTATGTATGTTATTAGTGGTGAACTGACTGTTCATTATGACGATACAACGGAAGTTGCAAGGGTAGGACAGTTACATTATTGTCCAGAAGGGCACTTCCATTGGTTTGAAAACTGTACGGACCACGATGTCGTTTACCTTGCTATTGTACCAACTTTGAGGTAA